In the Flavobacterium pallidum genome, one interval contains:
- a CDS encoding efflux RND transporter permease subunit: MLQKFIDRPVLSTVIAILIVILGTIGLTTLPLQQFPDIAPPAVQVVALYPGANAETVLRSVAPSLEEAINGVENMSYMSSTASNDGSLVITVNFKLGTDPDQAAVNVQNRVSQATSQLPAEVVQAGIQTTKKQNSLLMVVDLYSDNEAQYDQTFLNNYAQINIIPDIKRIPGVGQAIIFGGNKDYSMRVWLNPAKMANYKISAQEVLAAIQDKNLEAAPGRFGESSKQAFEYVIKYKGKLNNPGEYENIVIHSDADGSVLRLKDVARIEFGSYSYGSGTRIDGKQGLNIGIFQLPGSNSSDVQIAIREMMEKASKDFPKDVKHLILYNTKDSLDMSISQVKSTLIEAFILVFLVVFLFLQDFRATLIPAIAVPVSILGTFFFMQIFGFSVNLLTLFALVLAIGIVVDDAIVVVEAVHEKMHSKRLSAKAATTSAMSEITGAIISITLVMSAVFLPVGFMEGSTGVFYRQFAFTLAIAIVISAVNALTLSPALAALFLKDLPHDGHASEGHAEPKPKSFKEKFFIGFNSGFNKLTDKYVKSLRFLIKYKSISLGGLAVIILATVYMVKTTPTGFIPSEDQGFIAISMSMPAGASLDRTQTVMKEVEGTLGNLPSKKVLNIISGFNMLTSSTSSSAGVAFILLKPAKERGELQDINDIMNDVRGRLAGVKGANFFVFTFPTVPGFSNVDALDIVLKDKTGGSISKFSGVSNAFIGELFKRPEIAVAFTSFKADFPQLEMEVDDVKAEQLGVRVRDILQTMQTYYGSAQASDFNRFGKYYRVMVQADAAARTSPESMNNIFVKNKFGEMVPVSSLVTLKHVNGPETASRYNLFSSIGINAIAKPGFSSGAAIKAVQEVAETKLPKGYTIEFSGLTNEEITSSGQSAMIFGLSLLFVFFLLAAQYESYILPAAVILSIPTGIFGVFAAIGMTGIENNIYVQVALIMLIGLLAKNAILIVEYALQRRRAGKSLLASALEAAKLRLRPIIMTSFAFVVGLIPMMRATGPSALGNHSISIGAAGGMISGVVLGIFIIPVLFIIFQYLQEKVTGVPLAVLNNEKHSH; this comes from the coding sequence TCCGGATCAGGCGGCTGTAAACGTACAAAACCGCGTGTCACAGGCTACAAGCCAATTGCCCGCCGAAGTCGTCCAGGCGGGAATACAAACCACCAAAAAGCAAAACAGCCTTTTGATGGTAGTCGATCTGTATTCAGATAATGAAGCACAATACGACCAGACGTTCCTGAACAATTATGCGCAGATCAACATCATCCCTGACATCAAGAGGATTCCGGGAGTAGGGCAGGCCATCATCTTTGGAGGAAATAAGGATTACTCCATGCGGGTATGGCTGAATCCGGCCAAAATGGCGAATTACAAAATAAGCGCGCAGGAAGTCCTTGCAGCCATCCAGGACAAAAACCTTGAAGCGGCTCCAGGCCGGTTTGGCGAAAGTAGCAAACAGGCGTTTGAATATGTGATAAAATACAAAGGAAAACTGAACAATCCGGGCGAATACGAAAACATCGTAATCCATTCCGATGCCGATGGTTCTGTGTTGAGGTTGAAAGATGTCGCCCGCATCGAATTCGGTTCGTATTCCTATGGAAGCGGTACGCGCATCGATGGGAAACAAGGCCTGAATATTGGTATTTTCCAGTTGCCCGGCTCGAATTCCAGCGACGTACAGATTGCCATTCGTGAGATGATGGAAAAGGCTTCGAAGGATTTTCCGAAAGATGTGAAGCACCTGATCCTTTACAATACGAAGGATTCGTTGGATATGTCCATCTCTCAGGTAAAATCAACTTTAATTGAAGCCTTTATATTGGTATTCCTTGTCGTGTTCCTGTTCCTTCAGGATTTCAGGGCAACTTTGATTCCTGCCATCGCGGTTCCGGTTTCGATTTTAGGAACGTTCTTCTTCATGCAGATTTTCGGGTTTTCGGTGAACTTACTGACGTTATTCGCTTTGGTTCTGGCCATCGGAATTGTAGTCGATGATGCAATTGTAGTCGTCGAGGCGGTCCATGAGAAAATGCACAGCAAAAGGCTCTCAGCCAAAGCGGCGACGACTTCTGCGATGAGCGAAATCACCGGAGCCATCATATCGATAACCTTGGTGATGTCGGCGGTATTCTTGCCTGTTGGTTTTATGGAAGGCTCTACCGGTGTGTTTTACCGACAGTTTGCCTTTACACTGGCCATTGCGATCGTCATTTCCGCAGTCAATGCACTTACCTTAAGTCCGGCACTCGCAGCCTTGTTCTTAAAAGACTTGCCTCATGATGGGCACGCTTCTGAAGGGCATGCGGAACCGAAACCAAAAAGTTTCAAAGAGAAATTCTTTATCGGATTCAACAGCGGCTTCAACAAACTGACGGACAAATACGTTAAAAGCCTTCGTTTCCTGATCAAATATAAATCAATCAGCCTTGGTGGATTGGCAGTAATCATTTTAGCCACCGTATATATGGTGAAAACCACGCCAACAGGATTCATACCATCTGAAGACCAGGGGTTCATCGCCATATCGATGTCGATGCCTGCGGGAGCATCTTTAGACAGGACCCAGACTGTGATGAAGGAAGTCGAAGGGACCTTAGGCAATCTGCCATCGAAAAAAGTACTGAACATCATTTCAGGTTTCAACATGCTCACAAGTTCTACAAGTTCCTCAGCCGGAGTTGCATTTATCCTGTTAAAGCCAGCAAAAGAGCGTGGTGAACTCCAGGACATCAACGACATCATGAACGATGTGCGCGGCAGGCTGGCTGGGGTGAAAGGTGCCAATTTCTTCGTATTCACGTTCCCGACCGTTCCCGGTTTCAGCAACGTCGATGCCCTCGATATTGTATTGAAAGACAAAACAGGCGGAAGCATCAGCAAATTCAGCGGTGTCAGCAATGCGTTTATAGGCGAATTATTCAAACGTCCTGAGATTGCCGTCGCCTTCACGAGTTTCAAGGCAGATTTCCCACAATTGGAAATGGAAGTGGATGATGTAAAAGCAGAACAACTCGGCGTGCGCGTCAGGGATATCCTGCAAACCATGCAAACGTATTACGGTAGTGCCCAGGCGTCGGATTTCAACCGTTTCGGGAAATATTACCGCGTCATGGTACAGGCCGATGCTGCAGCAAGGACATCGCCTGAATCGATGAATAATATTTTCGTCAAAAACAAATTCGGCGAAATGGTGCCGGTAAGTTCCCTGGTGACGCTTAAACATGTCAACGGTCCGGAAACTGCTTCAAGGTACAACCTGTTCAGTTCCATCGGGATCAATGCCATCGCCAAACCGGGTTTCAGTTCGGGAGCTGCCATTAAAGCCGTTCAGGAAGTGGCCGAAACCAAATTGCCTAAAGGGTATACGATTGAATTTTCAGGCTTGACCAACGAAGAAATCACCTCTTCAGGTCAGTCGGCAATGATATTCGGGCTGAGCTTACTGTTTGTGTTTTTCCTTCTGGCGGCACAATATGAAAGCTACATCCTGCCTGCCGCGGTCATCCTGTCTATCCCGACAGGTATCTTCGGGGTGTTTGCAGCCATTGGCATGACCGGGATCGAGAACAACATTTATGTACAGGTCGCTTTGATTATGCTCATCGGGTTGCTGGCGAAAAATGCCATCCTTATTGTAGAATACGCGCTGCAAAGAAGACGTGCAGGTAAATCACTGCTGGCATCAGCACTTGAAGCTGCCAAGCTCCGTTTGCGCCCGATTATCATGACCTCCTTCGCGTTTGTCGTCGGGTTGATACCGATGATGCGCGCCACAGGGCCGTCTGCCTTAGGGAACCATTCGATCAGTATCGGTGCTGCGGGCGGCATGATTTCAGGAGTAGTCCTCGGGATCTTCATCATCCCGGTATTGTTCATCATTTTCCAGTATTTACAGGAAAAAGTGACCGGGGTGCCATTGGCAGTATTGAACAACGAAAAGCATTCACATTAA
- a CDS encoding efflux transporter outer membrane subunit: MNFNINIKRSILLLLLATTASSWSQDNTVAVPDNFRNYASADTTNIADIGWKSFFRENDLTQLIDEALAKNNDLQIAEKNIEIANLQYKQARLGNIPQVNAYANAATNRLSENSLNGQSTNALLGKKHLEDYSAGLNLSWEADIWGKIRNRKKGGLAGYMQTKEAKKALQTAVVANVSNGFYDLLMLDAQLEIARKTLTLSDSTVFVVGLQYDAGQVTLLAKQQTEAQRLVAAQLIPQIEQQIQIQENALSVLAGRFPQSQERSSLLNNLAIQENLSAGIPAQLLSKRPDVKSAELAVDVANAKVGVAKASLYPSLNITAATGVNSFELNNWFNIPASLFGTVAGGLTAPLFNGKRLRTQYEVAKAEREQAILNFKQTVIVAVSEVSNALVSIDKLEKEYTIADERVGTLKKSITNANLLFKNGMATYLEVIVAQSNLLQAELELAAIRKERLSANVGLYRALGGGWQ, translated from the coding sequence TTGAATTTCAATATAAATATCAAAAGGAGTATTTTATTGCTTTTGCTGGCCACGACGGCAAGTAGCTGGAGCCAGGATAATACGGTTGCCGTTCCGGATAACTTCAGGAATTACGCTTCCGCAGATACTACCAACATCGCCGACATCGGATGGAAGTCATTCTTCCGGGAGAATGACCTTACCCAACTGATTGACGAAGCTTTGGCAAAAAACAACGATTTACAGATTGCCGAAAAGAACATCGAAATTGCAAACCTGCAATACAAGCAGGCGCGATTGGGCAATATTCCACAAGTCAATGCATATGCCAATGCGGCTACAAACCGGCTTTCAGAAAATAGTTTAAACGGACAGAGTACGAACGCGCTTTTAGGCAAGAAGCATCTTGAGGATTATTCCGCCGGGCTGAACCTTTCCTGGGAAGCCGATATCTGGGGTAAGATTAGAAACCGCAAAAAAGGTGGCTTGGCAGGATATATGCAAACCAAAGAAGCGAAGAAAGCATTGCAAACAGCCGTTGTAGCTAATGTCTCCAATGGATTTTACGACCTGTTGATGCTCGATGCCCAGCTCGAAATTGCAAGAAAAACACTGACCTTGAGTGACAGTACCGTCTTTGTCGTAGGCCTGCAATACGATGCCGGGCAGGTGACGCTTCTGGCAAAACAGCAAACCGAGGCGCAACGCCTTGTTGCCGCGCAGCTTATTCCGCAAATCGAACAACAGATACAGATCCAGGAAAATGCGCTCAGCGTATTGGCAGGAAGGTTTCCGCAATCGCAGGAACGCAGCAGCCTATTGAACAATCTAGCCATACAGGAAAACCTTTCAGCAGGGATCCCGGCGCAATTGCTCAGCAAACGCCCTGATGTGAAAAGTGCGGAACTTGCAGTAGATGTGGCCAATGCTAAAGTGGGTGTTGCAAAAGCAAGCCTGTATCCGTCATTGAATATCACCGCTGCCACCGGCGTCAATTCGTTTGAACTGAACAATTGGTTTAATATTCCGGCCTCACTCTTTGGGACTGTAGCCGGTGGTTTAACCGCGCCATTGTTTAATGGCAAAAGGCTGAGGACACAATACGAAGTGGCCAAGGCCGAGCGCGAACAGGCGATTTTAAATTTTAAGCAGACGGTTATCGTGGCCGTGAGCGAAGTCTCCAACGCTTTGGTGAGCATAGATAAACTGGAGAAAGAATATACCATCGCCGACGAGCGCGTCGGCACATTAAAGAAATCAATCACAAATGCCAATTTGCTTTTCAAAAATGGCATGGCGACTTACCTTGAAGTGATTGTGGCGCAAAGCAACCTGCTGCAGGCGGAGTTGGAACTGGCTGCGATCAGGAAAGAAAGATTGTCTGCCAATGTCGGGCTTTACCGGGCCTTAGGCGGCGGCTGGCAATGA
- a CDS encoding DUF3095 domain-containing protein: MANNHFYSRLELHQSGISELLGDETLFSSVPEDWHVVITDIKGSTQAVMDNRHEQVNFIATGSIVTVLNIAFSMNVTIPFFFGGDGATFIIPDSMIDRIMKALTVYKNNTLENFNLELRASSVPVQKLHTDGHQIRIARFSSSANFAIPIVLGNGLNYAEQLIKGDHYIFNHPDVGKEDLDLNGMQCRWDKIPPPEDKEEIVTLLIIAREVSQQAEIFKRILNKIDELYGDPEKRQPISIAKLRLKTTFNRLGMEMRLRIGRIKIIELIQHWIFTGFIYFYFKTRNGKKYLKSLVEMSDTLVMDGKINTVISGTRKQRESLQELLDHMEANNEIVYGMHLSNASIMSCYVRDVKDDHIHFVDGSDGGYTQAARMLKEKLGKSERPKA; this comes from the coding sequence ATGGCAAACAACCATTTCTATTCCCGGCTGGAATTACACCAATCAGGCATCTCTGAATTGCTCGGCGATGAAACACTGTTCAGCAGCGTTCCCGAAGACTGGCACGTCGTGATTACCGATATCAAAGGGAGTACGCAGGCAGTAATGGACAACCGGCATGAGCAGGTTAATTTCATTGCCACGGGCAGCATCGTTACGGTACTGAATATCGCTTTCAGTATGAATGTTACCATCCCGTTTTTCTTTGGCGGTGACGGGGCCACTTTTATTATCCCGGACAGCATGATCGACAGGATCATGAAAGCGCTTACGGTTTATAAGAACAATACGCTCGAAAATTTCAACCTCGAACTGCGTGCCAGTAGTGTCCCGGTTCAAAAACTGCATACGGATGGGCATCAGATCCGGATTGCACGGTTCAGCAGTTCGGCCAATTTTGCCATTCCGATTGTTTTAGGCAACGGATTGAATTACGCAGAACAACTCATCAAAGGCGACCATTACATTTTTAATCATCCCGATGTCGGAAAAGAAGACCTGGACCTTAATGGCATGCAATGCCGTTGGGACAAGATTCCGCCACCGGAGGACAAGGAAGAAATCGTAACGCTGCTCATCATCGCGCGCGAAGTCTCCCAACAGGCAGAAATATTTAAGCGCATCCTGAATAAAATCGACGAACTTTATGGTGATCCCGAAAAGCGCCAACCGATATCCATCGCCAAACTCAGGCTGAAGACCACCTTCAACCGCCTGGGCATGGAGATGCGTCTCAGGATCGGGCGCATTAAAATCATTGAGCTGATACAGCACTGGATTTTTACAGGCTTCATATACTTTTATTTCAAGACCCGGAACGGAAAAAAATACCTCAAAAGCCTCGTCGAAATGTCGGACACCCTTGTTATGGACGGCAAGATCAACACTGTAATTTCAGGCACCAGGAAACAAAGGGAGTCGCTCCAGGAATTATTGGACCACATGGAAGCGAACAATGAAATTGTTTACGGCATGCATCTAAGCAATGCCTCGATTATGTCCTGTTATGTCCGGGATGTCAAGGACGACCATATACATTTTGTAGATGGTTCTGATGGCGGATATACACAGGCTGCGAGGATGTTGAAAGAAAAGTTAGGGAAGTCCGAAAGACCGAAAGCTTGA
- a CDS encoding fibronectin type III domain-containing protein, translating to MKIISKYIFAAACFSLLSCGGGGGGGGESEGENPVAAILISPINNSECLSGQNVSDTQSKITFEWNASDFTDAYSVYVKNLNTQLTTQYEAGAGTTLDVTLPKSTPFSWWVISKSTASSQTAISEKRKFYNAGDGVVNYAPFPAEAIAPGNSSSVPGPTVNFQWSGSDVDNDIVEYKLYLDTNNNPSTLKGTTSTQNLNDIPVSGNTTYYWKVVTKDQSGNTSDSPIFQFKAL from the coding sequence ATGAAAATAATATCAAAATATATATTTGCAGCCGCTTGCTTTTCCTTGTTAAGCTGCGGTGGCGGAGGTGGCGGAGGCGGAGAAAGCGAAGGGGAAAACCCCGTTGCCGCCATACTCATTTCACCCATCAACAATTCAGAATGCCTTTCGGGTCAAAATGTATCTGATACGCAAAGCAAAATAACCTTTGAATGGAACGCATCCGACTTCACCGATGCTTATTCGGTTTACGTCAAAAACCTGAACACACAACTCACAACGCAGTATGAAGCCGGCGCAGGTACGACGCTCGATGTCACACTGCCTAAAAGCACGCCTTTCTCGTGGTGGGTGATTTCGAAATCTACAGCCAGCAGCCAGACCGCCATCAGCGAAAAAAGGAAGTTTTACAATGCCGGCGATGGCGTGGTCAACTACGCACCTTTCCCGGCGGAAGCCATCGCCCCGGGCAACAGCAGCTCGGTTCCCGGACCAACGGTGAATTTCCAGTGGAGCGGCAGCGATGTCGACAATGATATCGTGGAATACAAACTGTACCTGGATACTAACAACAATCCGTCGACCTTAAAAGGCACGACTTCCACACAAAACCTGAATGATATTCCGGTTTCCGGGAACACTACCTATTACTGGAAAGTGGTTACTAAAGACCAGTCAGGCAATACGTCAGACTCGCCGATATTCCAGTTTAAGGCTTTATAA
- a CDS encoding carbohydrate-binding protein, translating into MKKIFLILLISVSTFSFGQFLHRDGQNIVNGSGQNVILRGLGLGGWMVQEGYMLQTDAFAGSQHKIKQKITDLIGAANTEEFYQAYRDNGITKRDIDSLAAWGFNSIRLPMHYNLYTLPIEQEPVAGQNTWLDEGFTMTDNLLNWCAENNMYLILDMHAAPGGQGHDANISDYDDTKPSLWESQANKDKMIALWQKLALRYKDSPWIGAYDIINEPNWNFEGANANGCAENNNIPLKNLMVAITQAIRQVDTNHLIFIEGNCWGNNYNGILSSGLWDNNMALSFHKYWNYNTQASIQGMLNYRTQLNVPIWLGESGENSNVWFKDAISLMESNNIGWAWWPMKKIDNIAGPASVTKTPEYGVLLNYWQNGGTAPTVTYAKNALMQIAENFKMQNVTLRRDVIDAMFRQVQTSETKKYRNHPLPGKVFATEFDMGHNGVAYFDKDIANYRTDTGTFAAWNQGWSMRNDAVDIQPATDSPSNGYQVGFLETNEWLLYTLDVAADTAYDIDIRYATPSSTGKIYLEDAAGRISESITLPGTGGFATWGMVTLTDVILKQGVNKIKVYFESGNFNLNYLDFKNPHSPSAVALKTIDAATNILGDKINVAFNKSLVTGIDFSQSNFQLKVNGNAAAIASIAFKPGSTTTISIKPATAVNASDVITISYNGTNIISTDNSPQTVFTDKPVKNNVGNIIGISGKIETENFFSNSGLTIETTTDTGGGSDMGYTDSGDYLEYLVNIGEAGNYKIDYRTSGESATGKIKFQLINETTTDIQTVTLPPTGGWQTWNTVASQAALPAGRYMARFTVVDPGFNFNWVNLNLILADDDNDNVSNNHDNCPNTPETDVVDFNGCTIFSLPFNNFSIQNTAETCRSANNGSISITSVANHPFLATLSGVVNNTTNFTANTAFENLSAGTYSLCITIPTIPTFKRCYSIVVQEPTDLAVLSRPSAEDYSVTIDLAGGSAYRINLNGIVYATSENAITLNVKPGLNILEVKTDKDCQGVFRQEFMVDDTLLVYPNPVKDGLLYFSVPPQQNQEVSLQVYSMIGKRVIDSTFPSGESQYAANIGALAAGTYTIKVISGNSIYNSKFIRQ; encoded by the coding sequence ATGAAAAAGATATTTTTAATACTTCTCATTTCCGTTAGCACTTTCTCGTTCGGGCAATTTTTGCACCGCGACGGACAGAATATTGTCAATGGGAGTGGGCAGAACGTCATCCTGCGCGGCCTCGGACTCGGCGGCTGGATGGTCCAGGAAGGCTATATGCTGCAAACCGATGCTTTTGCCGGGTCGCAGCATAAGATCAAACAGAAGATCACCGACCTCATCGGGGCTGCAAATACGGAAGAATTCTACCAGGCATACCGCGACAACGGTATCACCAAACGCGACATCGACTCATTGGCGGCCTGGGGCTTCAATTCCATCCGTTTGCCGATGCATTATAATTTGTATACCTTACCGATTGAGCAGGAACCGGTTGCCGGCCAGAATACATGGCTTGACGAAGGTTTTACGATGACCGACAACCTTTTAAACTGGTGTGCCGAAAACAATATGTACCTCATCCTCGACATGCATGCTGCTCCGGGCGGACAAGGACATGATGCCAATATTTCAGATTATGATGATACGAAACCTTCGCTGTGGGAAAGTCAGGCAAATAAGGATAAGATGATCGCGCTTTGGCAAAAACTGGCCTTGCGTTACAAAGACAGTCCGTGGATCGGGGCTTATGACATCATCAATGAGCCTAACTGGAATTTCGAAGGCGCGAACGCGAATGGCTGTGCAGAAAACAACAACATCCCACTGAAAAACCTGATGGTCGCAATCACTCAGGCCATCCGTCAGGTCGATACGAACCACCTGATTTTTATCGAAGGAAATTGCTGGGGGAACAACTACAACGGCATCCTGAGCAGCGGCTTATGGGATAATAATATGGCACTGAGTTTCCATAAATATTGGAATTACAACACCCAGGCATCGATCCAGGGCATGCTGAATTACAGGACGCAGCTCAACGTTCCCATTTGGCTTGGCGAAAGCGGCGAAAACTCGAACGTCTGGTTTAAAGATGCCATTTCACTGATGGAATCAAATAACATTGGCTGGGCCTGGTGGCCAATGAAAAAAATCGACAATATCGCCGGGCCCGCTTCGGTTACAAAAACCCCGGAATATGGCGTACTGCTCAATTACTGGCAAAATGGCGGCACAGCACCTACCGTAACTTACGCCAAAAATGCGCTGATGCAAATCGCTGAGAATTTTAAGATGCAGAACGTCACCCTTCGCCGCGATGTGATCGATGCCATGTTCCGCCAGGTACAGACTTCAGAAACCAAAAAATACCGCAACCATCCGCTGCCGGGAAAAGTCTTTGCTACCGAGTTTGACATGGGGCACAATGGCGTGGCCTATTTTGACAAAGACATTGCAAACTACCGTACCGATACGGGTACTTTTGCGGCCTGGAACCAGGGCTGGAGCATGCGCAACGACGCTGTGGATATTCAGCCTGCTACAGACAGTCCTTCAAATGGCTACCAGGTCGGCTTCCTGGAAACGAATGAATGGCTGCTTTATACGCTGGATGTTGCTGCAGATACCGCTTATGATATTGATATCCGTTATGCCACACCGTCATCAACCGGCAAAATTTATCTTGAAGATGCTGCAGGGCGCATTTCTGAAAGCATCACGCTTCCCGGAACCGGTGGCTTTGCAACTTGGGGCATGGTGACGCTTACGGATGTCATCCTGAAACAAGGCGTTAACAAAATCAAAGTATACTTCGAAAGCGGGAATTTTAACCTGAATTACCTCGACTTTAAGAATCCGCACAGTCCATCTGCAGTAGCGTTAAAGACCATTGATGCTGCCACGAATATCTTAGGCGATAAAATAAACGTTGCTTTTAATAAAAGCCTCGTTACGGGAATCGATTTTTCCCAAAGCAATTTCCAGCTGAAAGTGAACGGAAATGCCGCAGCCATTGCTTCCATTGCTTTCAAACCAGGAAGCACCACAACAATCAGCATCAAACCTGCAACGGCAGTAAATGCTTCAGATGTGATTACCATATCGTACAATGGCACCAACATTATTTCAACAGACAATTCACCACAAACTGTTTTTACAGATAAACCGGTCAAAAACAATGTTGGGAACATCATCGGGATTTCCGGGAAAATCGAAACTGAGAATTTTTTTTCAAACAGCGGACTCACGATCGAAACCACAACCGATACCGGCGGTGGCTCTGATATGGGATATACCGACAGCGGTGACTACCTCGAATACCTTGTCAATATCGGAGAGGCGGGAAATTACAAAATCGACTACCGCACTTCGGGAGAATCGGCTACAGGAAAAATCAAATTTCAACTGATTAATGAAACAACAACTGACATCCAAACCGTTACCCTTCCTCCTACCGGCGGCTGGCAAACCTGGAATACGGTGGCCTCACAGGCGGCACTTCCTGCCGGGCGTTATATGGCACGGTTTACGGTCGTCGATCCCGGCTTCAATTTCAACTGGGTAAACCTGAACCTGATCCTTGCCGACGATGATAACGACAACGTATCCAATAACCACGACAACTGCCCGAATACGCCCGAAACGGATGTGGTGGATTTCAACGGCTGCACGATTTTCAGTCTGCCTTTCAACAATTTTTCCATACAAAACACAGCTGAAACCTGCCGCAGTGCCAACAACGGCAGCATCAGCATCACATCTGTAGCAAATCATCCATTTCTGGCTACCTTAAGTGGCGTTGTGAATAATACTACCAATTTCACTGCAAATACGGCTTTCGAAAACCTTTCCGCAGGCACCTATTCGCTTTGCATCACCATTCCAACCATCCCCACTTTTAAAAGATGTTACTCCATTGTTGTGCAGGAACCTACGGATCTTGCTGTACTGTCAAGGCCGTCTGCAGAAGACTATAGCGTTACCATTGATCTGGCAGGAGGTAGTGCTTATCGCATCAATCTGAATGGCATCGTTTATGCCACAAGTGAAAATGCCATTACCCTAAACGTAAAACCAGGCCTGAACATACTTGAAGTAAAAACCGATAAGGATTGCCAGGGCGTATTCCGTCAGGAATTTATGGTGGATGATACGCTATTGGTCTATCCAAATCCGGTGAAGGACGGATTGCTGTATTTTTCGGTTCCGCCACAGCAAAACCAGGAAGTCAGCCTACAGGTATATTCGATGATCGGCAAACGCGTCATTGACAGCACGTTCCCTTCAGGCGAAAGCCAATACGCAGCCAATATCGGTGCACTTGCCGCAGGGACTTATACGATAAAAGTCATTTCAGGCAATTCGATTTACAATTCTAAATTCATCAGGCAATGA
- a CDS encoding glycoside hydrolase family 30 protein, protein MRKDHIKILCLLFSAMAFAQPKKKQSIKAFSTAGRSITVYTTAENSSSKLSETQKLEFTKAEQPVEKEISVFVEPKKQFQTFMGIGGAITDASAEVFAKLPKDKQQEFLNAYYSKDKGIGYSLMRTTIHSSDFSSGSYTYVQEGDKDLKTFSIDHDRQFRIPLIKKATETAGGKLLLYASPWSPPPFMKSNKTMLQGGTLLPEYDQAWANYFTKFIKAYEKEGMPIWGISVQNEPMATQTWESCIFTAEAERDFLKNYLGPTMAREGLGSKKIIVWDHNRDLMNHRANVIFSDPEATKYAWGMGFHWYETWAGGEPMYDNVQKVHEAYPTKNLIFTEGCVEKFDASKYQLWANGERYGASMINDFNNGTVGWTDWNILLDQTGGPNHVGNFCLAPIHADTTTGELIYTPSYYYIGHFSKFIRPDAKRISTVASRSQLLSTSFLNTDGKMITVVMNQSAAEVTYNLCVENKKASVTIPAHGIQTLVY, encoded by the coding sequence ATGAGAAAAGACCATATTAAAATATTGTGCCTTTTATTTTCGGCTATGGCTTTCGCGCAGCCAAAGAAAAAGCAATCAATCAAAGCCTTCTCTACAGCCGGAAGAAGCATCACTGTGTATACGACCGCTGAAAATTCCAGTTCAAAATTATCAGAAACCCAAAAACTGGAATTTACAAAAGCAGAACAACCTGTAGAAAAGGAAATTTCCGTTTTTGTGGAACCCAAAAAACAGTTCCAGACTTTTATGGGGATTGGCGGTGCCATTACTGATGCCAGCGCCGAAGTTTTTGCCAAATTACCTAAAGACAAACAACAGGAATTCCTCAATGCGTATTATTCTAAAGACAAAGGCATCGGTTATTCGCTGATGCGAACCACAATACACAGCTCTGATTTCAGCAGCGGAAGTTATACGTACGTACAGGAAGGCGACAAGGACCTGAAAACATTCAGCATCGACCACGACAGGCAATTCAGGATCCCGCTGATTAAAAAAGCCACCGAAACCGCCGGCGGAAAGCTATTGCTGTACGCAAGCCCGTGGAGCCCGCCGCCATTCATGAAAAGCAACAAAACCATGCTCCAGGGCGGCACCTTATTGCCCGAATACGATCAGGCCTGGGCCAATTATTTTACGAAATTCATCAAGGCTTATGAAAAAGAAGGCATGCCGATTTGGGGAATATCCGTGCAGAATGAGCCTATGGCAACGCAAACCTGGGAATCCTGCATCTTCACTGCCGAAGCGGAACGCGATTTCCTGAAAAATTACCTTGGGCCAACCATGGCCAGGGAAGGATTGGGCAGCAAAAAAATCATCGTCTGGGACCACAACCGCGATTTGATGAACCACCGTGCCAATGTGATTTTCTCTGATCCGGAAGCCACAAAATATGCGTGGGGAATGGGATTCCACTGGTATGAAACCTGGGCGGGCGGCGAACCGATGTATGACAATGTGCAAAAAGTACATGAGGCTTATCCTACCAAAAACCTGATTTTCACTGAAGGCTGCGTTGAAAAATTTGATGCTTCAAAATACCAGCTTTGGGCAAATGGCGAAAGGTACGGTGCCTCGATGATCAACGACTTCAATAACGGGACCGTAGGCTGGACCGACTGGAACATCCTTCTGGACCAGACCGGCGGACCGAACCATGTAGGCAATTTCTGCCTGGCCCCTATCCATGCCGATACGACCACAGGCGAATTGATTTATACGCCATCATATTATTACATCGGGCACTTTTCAAAATTTATCAGGCCGGATGCCAAAAGGATCAGTACGGTAGCGAGCCGCAGCCAGCTTTTAAGCACGTCGTTCCTCAACACCGATGGCAAGATGATCACCGTGGTCATGAACCAAAGTGCCGCCGAAGTCACCTACAATCTTTGCGTCGAAAATAAAAAAGCATCGGTAACCATTCCTGCACACGGCATCCAGACACTGGTGTATTAA